One Actinomadura viridis genomic region harbors:
- the pheT gene encoding phenylalanine--tRNA ligase subunit beta has translation MRVPLSWLREYVALPAGVTGRDLAARLIEAGLEVETVEQAGADVTGPLVVGRVLAIEELTGFKKPIRYCQVDVGRANGTGEPQNIICGATNFAVGDRVVVILPGGELPGGFKIGARKTYGRVSEGMICSVRELGIGDDHDGILVLPGDEPAGTDAMELLGLRDDVLDIAVTPDRGYALSIRGVAREAALAYDVEFTDPAAAGLPATDGTAGEVYPASIADPSACDRFVLREVRGFDPAAPTPMWMRVRLHRAGMRPVSLAVDVTNYVMLELGQPLHAFDRGKLTGPIVVRRAAPGERLETLDHVRRELHPEDILITDGSGPISLAGTMGGLATEIDDASTDMVLEAAHFDDIGVARMVRRHRLHSEASYRFERGVDRELPLQASHRAALMLAELGGAEVVPGVTHVQAPAAPVTVTMAAGHPDRVAGVAYGRDAVVRRLEQVGCAVAGEDELTVTPPSWRPDLTDPNDLAEEVIRLEGYENIPARAPRPVAGGGLTPRQRLRRRVGRALAGAGYVEVLSFPFVSEKDWDALQLPAGDPRRRALRLANPLSEDDPLLRTTLLPGLLKALARNVGRGFGDVGLYELGLVFRPRADAPAGAPRLPVDRRPTEEELASLEAALPDQPQRVAVVLAGEREPSGWWGAGRPASWADAVEAARTVAGEAGAALTVRADRHEPWHPGRCAALYLGDTLVGHAGELHPRVIKAYGLPPRTCAMELELTRLGDPGVVKAPHVSSYPFATQDVALVVDASVPAADVEGALREGAGTLLESVRLFDVYTGEQVGEGRKSLAYSLRFRAPDRTLTAEEAGTARDAAVASAAERTGAVLRGG, from the coding sequence ATGCGGGTCCCGCTCAGCTGGCTGCGGGAGTACGTGGCGCTCCCCGCCGGCGTCACCGGCCGTGATCTGGCCGCCCGGCTGATCGAGGCCGGCCTGGAGGTGGAGACGGTCGAGCAGGCCGGCGCCGACGTCACCGGGCCGCTGGTGGTCGGCCGGGTGCTGGCGATCGAGGAGCTCACCGGCTTCAAGAAGCCGATCCGCTACTGCCAGGTCGACGTCGGCCGGGCCAACGGCACCGGCGAGCCGCAGAACATCATCTGCGGCGCCACCAACTTCGCCGTGGGCGACCGGGTCGTGGTGATCCTGCCCGGCGGCGAGCTGCCCGGCGGGTTCAAGATCGGCGCCCGGAAGACCTACGGCAGGGTCTCCGAGGGCATGATCTGCTCGGTCCGGGAGCTGGGGATCGGCGACGACCACGACGGCATCCTGGTGCTGCCCGGCGACGAGCCGGCCGGGACCGACGCGATGGAGCTGCTGGGGCTGCGCGACGACGTGCTCGACATCGCCGTCACGCCCGACCGGGGCTACGCGCTGTCGATCCGGGGCGTGGCCCGCGAGGCCGCCCTCGCCTACGACGTGGAGTTCACCGACCCGGCCGCGGCCGGGCTGCCCGCCACCGACGGCACGGCCGGCGAGGTGTACCCGGCGAGCATCGCCGACCCGTCGGCCTGCGACCGGTTCGTGCTGCGCGAGGTGCGCGGGTTCGACCCGGCGGCGCCGACCCCGATGTGGATGCGGGTGCGGCTGCACCGCGCCGGGATGCGCCCGGTGTCGCTGGCCGTGGACGTCACCAACTACGTGATGCTGGAGCTGGGCCAGCCGCTGCACGCCTTCGACCGCGGCAAGCTCACGGGCCCGATCGTGGTGCGCCGCGCCGCGCCGGGGGAGCGGCTGGAGACCCTCGACCACGTCCGGCGGGAGCTGCACCCCGAGGACATCCTCATCACCGACGGGTCCGGGCCGATCTCGCTGGCGGGGACCATGGGCGGGCTGGCCACCGAGATCGACGACGCGTCCACCGACATGGTCCTGGAGGCGGCGCACTTCGACGACATCGGCGTCGCCCGGATGGTGCGCCGCCACCGGCTGCACAGCGAGGCGTCGTACCGGTTCGAGCGCGGCGTCGACCGCGAGCTTCCGTTGCAGGCCTCCCACCGCGCGGCGCTGATGCTGGCCGAGCTGGGCGGCGCCGAGGTCGTGCCCGGCGTCACCCACGTCCAGGCGCCGGCCGCGCCGGTCACCGTCACGATGGCGGCCGGCCACCCCGACCGCGTCGCGGGCGTCGCCTACGGCCGCGACGCCGTGGTCCGGCGGCTGGAGCAGGTCGGCTGCGCGGTCGCCGGTGAGGACGAGCTCACCGTGACCCCGCCGTCCTGGCGGCCCGACCTCACCGACCCCAACGACCTCGCCGAAGAGGTCATCCGGCTGGAGGGCTACGAGAACATCCCTGCGCGCGCGCCCCGCCCGGTCGCCGGCGGGGGGCTCACGCCGCGGCAGCGGCTGCGGCGCCGGGTGGGCCGCGCGCTGGCCGGCGCCGGATACGTGGAGGTGCTGAGCTTCCCGTTCGTGTCCGAGAAGGACTGGGACGCCCTGCAGCTTCCGGCCGGTGACCCGCGGCGCAGGGCGCTGCGGCTGGCCAACCCGCTGTCGGAGGACGACCCGCTGCTGCGCACCACCCTGCTGCCGGGCCTGCTGAAGGCGCTGGCCCGCAACGTGGGGCGGGGCTTCGGCGACGTGGGCCTGTACGAGCTGGGGCTGGTCTTCCGGCCCCGGGCGGACGCCCCGGCCGGGGCGCCGAGGCTCCCGGTCGACCGCCGCCCGACGGAGGAGGAGCTGGCCTCGCTGGAGGCCGCGCTGCCCGACCAGCCGCAGCGGGTGGCGGTCGTGCTGGCCGGCGAGCGCGAGCCGTCCGGCTGGTGGGGCGCGGGCCGCCCGGCCAGCTGGGCCGACGCGGTCGAGGCCGCGCGTACGGTCGCCGGCGAGGCGGGGGCCGCGCTCACGGTCAGGGCCGACCGGCACGAGCCCTGGCACCCGGGCCGCTGCGCGGCGCTGTACCTGGGGGACACCCTGGTGGGCCACGCCGGTGAGCTGCACCCGCGGGTGATCAAGGCGTACGGGCTGCCGCCGCGTACCTGTGCCATGGAGCTGGAGCTGACCCGGCTCGGCGACCCCGGCGTGGTGAAGGCTCCGCACGTGTCGTCCTACCCGTTCGCCACGCAGGACGTCGCGCTGGTGGTGGACGCGTCCGTGCCCGCCGCCGACGTGGAGGGCGCGCTGCGGGAGGGCGCGGGAACCCTGCTGGAGTCGGTCCGGCTGTTCGACGTCTACACCGGCGAGCAGGTGGGCGAGGGGCGCAAGTCCCTGGCCTACAGCCTGCGGTTCCGCGCGCCCGACCGTACCCTGACCGCCGAGGAGGCGGGGACGGCCCGGGACGCCGCGGTCGCCTCGGCGGCCGAGCGCACCGGAGCCGTGCTCCGCGGCGGCTGA
- a CDS encoding ABC transporter ATP-binding protein, translated as MPSPPEATTASEDTAAPAAAGGDRIAVRAAGLHKTYSGSRGEVRAVQGVDLEVPRGEFFGLLGPNGAGKSTTIGMLTTLVVPTSGRAEVCGLDVTRRPVEVKRRIGMVSQNNTLDNDLDAFENLEFRGRYFGMSAKDARRRADELLELFGLTDRRRGNPFELSGGQAKRLMICRALVHRPEVLFLDEPTAGLDPQTRVNLWEVLRGLQAEGQTIVLTTHYMEEAEALCDRVAVVDHGKVLASGTVDGLKRSAGADTVITVGYDGPPPAGISALRDRDGVGKVEITDEQVRVFTRRPEGVLGELVAAGTAAGVGVTDATQLRPSLETVFLTLTGREYRE; from the coding sequence GTGCCATCACCACCGGAGGCCACGACGGCCTCCGAAGACACCGCGGCCCCGGCCGCCGCCGGCGGCGACCGGATCGCCGTCCGCGCCGCCGGCCTGCACAAGACCTACTCCGGCTCCCGCGGAGAGGTACGGGCCGTCCAGGGAGTCGACCTGGAGGTCCCCCGCGGGGAGTTCTTCGGCCTGCTCGGCCCCAACGGCGCCGGGAAGTCGACCACGATCGGCATGCTCACCACGCTGGTGGTGCCCACCTCCGGCCGGGCCGAGGTGTGCGGCCTGGACGTCACCCGGCGGCCGGTGGAGGTCAAGCGCCGCATCGGCATGGTGTCGCAGAACAACACCCTCGACAACGACCTCGACGCGTTCGAGAACCTGGAGTTCCGGGGCCGCTACTTCGGCATGAGCGCCAAGGACGCCCGCCGCCGGGCCGACGAGCTGCTGGAGCTGTTCGGGCTGACCGACCGCCGCCGCGGCAACCCCTTCGAGCTGTCGGGCGGCCAGGCCAAGCGCCTGATGATCTGCCGGGCCCTGGTGCACCGCCCCGAGGTGCTGTTCCTGGACGAGCCCACCGCCGGGCTCGACCCGCAGACCCGGGTGAACCTCTGGGAGGTGCTGCGCGGGCTGCAGGCCGAGGGGCAGACCATCGTCCTCACCACCCACTACATGGAGGAGGCCGAGGCGCTCTGCGACCGGGTCGCCGTCGTGGACCACGGAAAGGTCCTGGCCAGCGGCACCGTGGACGGCCTCAAGCGTTCGGCCGGCGCCGACACCGTGATCACCGTGGGCTACGACGGGCCGCCGCCCGCGGGGATCTCCGCGCTGCGCGACCGGGACGGCGTCGGCAAGGTCGAGATCACCGACGAGCAGGTCCGGGTCTTCACCCGCCGGCCGGAGGGCGTGCTCGGCGAGCTGGTGGCCGCCGGCACCGCCGCCGGGGTCGGCGTCACCGACGCCACCCAGCTGCGGCCCAGCCTGGAGACCGTGTTCCTCACCCTGACCGGACGGGAGTACCGCGAATGA
- a CDS encoding ABC transporter permease, whose amino-acid sequence MSSEQAAIGQAPAVPAPPVMRPAMTRTFLAMMAREVRVIRRNFVSTFLRVLVQPLMFVFVFAYVLPKIGSGGPMSGEDGSFTTILVPGLVASSLLMQAVMAAVMPLMMELSWQRSISDRALAPLPIPMLAIQKITAAGLQGLLGGLLVFPAVLFIHADGQAPRIHVSSWAILVMTLVAGSLLAAAGGLLLGTLIDPQKTQMLFALVLLPLTMLGCVYYPWAALGDVRWLQIVSLFNPLVYLSEGLRAALTPEVEHMPTWAFSLALLGGTAVLTWLATRTFTRRVLT is encoded by the coding sequence ATGAGCAGCGAGCAGGCCGCGATCGGGCAGGCCCCGGCGGTGCCGGCCCCGCCGGTGATGCGCCCGGCCATGACCCGCACCTTCCTCGCGATGATGGCCCGCGAGGTACGGGTGATCAGGCGCAACTTCGTCTCCACGTTCCTGCGGGTGCTGGTCCAGCCGCTGATGTTCGTGTTCGTGTTCGCCTACGTGCTGCCGAAGATCGGCAGCGGCGGGCCGATGAGCGGGGAGGACGGGAGCTTCACCACCATCCTGGTGCCGGGGCTGGTCGCCTCGTCGCTGCTGATGCAGGCGGTGATGGCGGCGGTCATGCCGCTGATGATGGAGCTGTCCTGGCAGCGCTCCATCAGCGACCGGGCGCTGGCCCCGCTGCCCATCCCGATGCTGGCGATCCAGAAGATCACCGCGGCCGGGCTGCAGGGCCTGCTCGGCGGGCTGCTGGTCTTCCCCGCGGTGCTGTTCATCCACGCCGACGGTCAGGCGCCTCGCATCCACGTGAGCAGCTGGGCGATCCTGGTCATGACGCTGGTGGCCGGCTCGCTGCTGGCCGCCGCGGGCGGTCTCCTGCTCGGTACGCTGATCGACCCGCAGAAGACCCAGATGCTGTTCGCGCTGGTGCTGCTGCCGCTCACCATGCTCGGCTGCGTCTACTACCCGTGGGCGGCCCTGGGCGATGTCCGCTGGCTGCAGATCGTGAGCCTGTTCAACCCGCTGGTGTACCTCAGCGAGGGACTGCGCGCCGCGCTGACCCCCGAGGTCGAGCACATGCCCACCTGGGCCTTCTCCCTGGCCCTGCTCGGCGGGACCGCCGTGCTGACCTGGCTCGCGACCCGGACGTTCACCCGGCGCGTGCTGACCTGA